A window from Solanum stenotomum isolate F172 chromosome 5, ASM1918654v1, whole genome shotgun sequence encodes these proteins:
- the LOC125865462 gene encoding uncharacterized protein LOC125865462 — MDAKKKYYRIDGMPLAMQVWKYECCSAVDLNIAEKKTNRIPRLVNWRTRNSRIHYEFLMEGMFGDNGNQLKYKNIQPSLKEIAFYQLPSKSDAIPENTFQKVGDKDDDEDDDFTSKPPSHKPHNKEKGKQKVTVSLSTSIKKFNMHAGSSCKEKSPPVLHGYRKAKSTPFSSVSTPVENNVPVQELYNQPDDSANTTPPMSSKQPQDTKFDMNAYYDHAVHMYYKNWYPSFC; from the exons atggatGCCAAGAAAAAGTATTATAGAATTGATGGTATGCCTCTTGCCATGCAAGTTTGGAAATATGAATGTTGTTCTGCTGTTGATCTGAATATTGCTGAAAAGAAGACCAATCGTATTCCCAGACTGGTCAATTGGAGGACCAGAAACAGCAGAATACATTATGAATTCCTAATGGAAGGAATGTTTGGTGATAACGGCAAT CAgttaaaatacaaaaacattCAACCTTCACTAAAAGAGATTGCATTTTATCAGCTTCCATCAAAAAGTGATGCAATCCCCGAGAATACCTTTCAAAAAGTTGGCGACAAAGATGATGACGAAGATGATGATTTCACTTCAAAGCCTCCAAGTCATAAGCCACACAATAAAGAAAAAGGTAAACAGAAGGTAACTGTTTCATTGTCCACATCGATCAAAAAGTTCAATATGCATGCAGGTTCGAGTTGTAAGGAGAAAAGTCCACCAGTATTGCATGGTTACCGTAAGGCAAAGAGTACACCCTTTAGTTCTGTTTCAACCCCCGTGGAGAATAATGTACCAGTACAGGAGTTGTATAATCAGCCGGATGATTCTGCCAACACTACACCACCAATGAGTTCGAAACAACCTCAAGATACCAAG